Proteins from a single region of Cytophagaceae bacterium:
- the purH gene encoding bifunctional phosphoribosylaminoimidazolecarboxamide formyltransferase/IMP cyclohydrolase: MSKKIQSALISVFYKDGLGKIVELLHKNDVKIYSTGGTQTFIEEMGIPVTAVEDLTSYPSIFGGRVKTLHPKVFGGILHRRDNEDDVKTAAELEIPAIDLVIVDLYPFEETVASGASEDDIIEKIDIGGIALIRGAAKNFNDVLIVSSRTQYDDVFEILSAKNCSTDLEDRKRYAKLAFGTSSHYDSAIHAYFAGIDDGGNFRAAHQTPLRYGENPHQAATFYGNLDEMFTQLHGKELSYNNLMDVDACVRLIDEFEKLTYVIVKHNNACGVATADTSKEAYLNALACDPVSAFGGVIITNENVDLATAEELHKLFFEILIAPSIDEEALAVLKKKKDRRLLLRKEVKTSKKQFRTLLNGVLEQDKDLSTEKTEDFKVVTDRIPTDSENLALEFALKICKHLKSNNVVLAKDGQLLASGVGQTSRVDALKQAIDKAKEFGFDLNGAVMASEAFFPFPDCVEIADLAGIKAVVQPGGSIKDQLSIDYCNQHNMAMVMTGVRHFLH, translated from the coding sequence ATGTCAAAGAAAATTCAATCGGCTCTCATTTCGGTTTTTTACAAAGATGGTCTCGGCAAAATCGTAGAGTTGCTTCATAAAAATGACGTAAAAATCTATTCTACAGGTGGAACTCAGACCTTCATCGAAGAAATGGGCATTCCGGTAACTGCCGTTGAAGACCTGACTTCTTATCCTTCAATTTTTGGAGGAAGAGTTAAAACCCTACACCCAAAAGTATTTGGTGGAATATTGCACCGCAGAGATAATGAAGATGACGTAAAAACAGCAGCTGAGTTAGAGATTCCGGCTATTGATTTGGTGATAGTAGATTTATATCCTTTCGAAGAAACCGTAGCTTCAGGAGCATCGGAAGACGACATCATTGAAAAAATCGATATTGGAGGCATAGCTTTGATAAGGGGAGCCGCCAAAAACTTCAACGACGTGCTGATCGTTTCTTCAAGAACTCAATATGACGATGTTTTCGAAATTCTTTCTGCAAAAAACTGCAGCACCGACCTGGAAGACAGAAAAAGATATGCTAAACTAGCTTTTGGTACCAGTTCACATTATGATTCGGCCATCCATGCCTATTTTGCCGGAATTGACGATGGTGGCAATTTCCGTGCGGCTCACCAAACACCATTGCGTTATGGTGAAAACCCACATCAGGCGGCCACTTTTTACGGAAACCTCGATGAAATGTTCACTCAATTGCACGGTAAAGAGCTTTCGTACAACAACCTCATGGATGTTGACGCTTGCGTAAGGTTGATTGACGAATTTGAAAAACTAACCTATGTTATCGTAAAACATAACAATGCTTGTGGGGTTGCTACTGCTGATACTTCGAAGGAAGCTTATCTCAATGCTCTCGCCTGTGACCCTGTTTCAGCGTTTGGGGGTGTGATAATCACCAATGAAAACGTGGATTTGGCTACAGCAGAGGAATTACACAAGCTTTTCTTCGAGATTTTGATAGCACCTTCTATAGATGAAGAAGCACTTGCTGTTTTGAAAAAGAAAAAAGACCGTCGGTTATTGCTCAGGAAAGAAGTTAAAACATCCAAAAAGCAGTTTAGAACACTTTTAAATGGAGTTTTGGAACAAGACAAGGACCTGTCAACCGAAAAAACAGAAGATTTTAAGGTAGTTACAGATAGGATACCGACTGATTCTGAAAATCTGGCTCTGGAATTTGCATTGAAAATATGTAAGCATTTGAAGTCAAATAATGTGGTTTTGGCAAAAGATGGGCAACTGCTTGCAAGTGGGGTTGGACAAACCTCCCGTGTAGATGCTCTTAAACAAGCTATTGATAAAGCTAAAGAATTTGGATTTGATCTAAATGGTGCCGTTATGGCCTCAGAAGCATTTTTCCCTTTCCCCGACTGTGTTGAAATCGCTGACCTGGCCGGTATTAAAGCGGTTGTTCAGCCCGGTGGCTCTATCAAAGATCAATTGTCAATTGATTATTGTAATCAGCACAATATGGCAATGGTTATGACAGGAGTGAGGCACTTTCTACATTAA
- a CDS encoding SMP-30/gluconolactonase/LRE family protein, protein MKFTFIPILIILASLFTESFSQDFENISLIKKGANLNKISNQFKFTEGPATDKKGNVYFTDQPNNTIWKYDTKGNLSLFLENSGRSNGLYFDKNGVLHSCADEKNQIWAIDAKGNHTVLLENFEGKLLNGPNDLWIDANGGIYFTDPFYPREYWKRKNQEIEGKRLYYLPKNSKTAIILDADYNQPNGIVGSGDGKYLYVADIGASKTYRYDITGIGQITNRQLFAEMGSDGMTTDTGGNLYLTGKGVTIFDKTGKKIGNIPVPAGWTANVTFGGKKRNLLFITALESVYTLEMNVKGAN, encoded by the coding sequence ATGAAATTTACATTTATACCCATTCTAATAATATTGGCTTCATTGTTTACAGAATCTTTTTCTCAGGATTTTGAGAATATTTCTTTAATTAAAAAAGGAGCAAATCTTAACAAAATTTCCAACCAATTTAAATTTACCGAAGGTCCGGCAACTGATAAAAAAGGAAATGTTTATTTTACTGATCAACCCAACAATACGATCTGGAAATACGATACCAAAGGGAATCTTTCTTTATTTCTTGAAAATTCAGGAAGATCAAATGGGCTATATTTTGATAAAAATGGAGTTTTGCATTCCTGTGCTGATGAAAAAAATCAGATTTGGGCAATAGATGCAAAAGGAAATCATACTGTTTTGTTAGAAAATTTTGAAGGAAAACTTCTCAATGGTCCCAATGACCTCTGGATTGATGCAAACGGAGGTATTTATTTTACAGACCCCTTTTATCCAAGAGAATATTGGAAAAGAAAAAATCAGGAAATCGAAGGAAAAAGATTGTATTATTTACCCAAAAACTCAAAAACCGCTATTATTCTGGATGCCGACTATAATCAACCCAATGGAATTGTTGGTAGTGGTGACGGAAAATATCTTTATGTCGCTGATATCGGTGCCAGTAAAACCTACCGCTATGACATTACCGGAATCGGGCAAATCACAAACAGACAACTGTTTGCCGAAATGGGCTCAGACGGCATGACAACCGATACTGGAGGGAATCTGTATTTGACCGGAAAAGGGGTTACAATTTTTGATAAAACCGGAAAAAAAATAGGAAATATTCCGGTTCCCGCCGGTTGGACAGCTAACGTAACTTTCGGAGGCAAAAAACGTAATTTGCTTTTTATTACCGCTCTGGAATCAGTTTATACTCTGGAAATGAATGTAAAAGGGGCGAATTAA
- a CDS encoding phosphoheptose isomerase encodes MKTAANIDKSEVFESIQAFLDTEGFKVVSTDHQRPWGGFFVIDESQAPAFIAKFFSHLSLEDFAGFEKLSPKILVVAPQKRLSWQYHHRRAEIWKLIAGVAGVVISDTDKETIPLPLSVGQVINLKCGERHRLLGADGYGVVAEIWQHTDKENPSNEDDIVRVQDDFGR; translated from the coding sequence ATGAAAACAGCAGCAAATATTGATAAGTCGGAAGTCTTTGAGTCAATTCAGGCATTTTTAGATACAGAAGGATTCAAGGTTGTGTCCACCGACCACCAGAGACCCTGGGGTGGTTTTTTTGTAATTGACGAATCGCAGGCACCGGCATTTATCGCGAAATTTTTCAGCCATTTGAGTCTCGAAGATTTTGCCGGATTTGAAAAACTTAGCCCCAAAATTTTGGTAGTAGCACCTCAAAAAAGACTGTCCTGGCAATATCACCACCGCAGAGCCGAAATATGGAAGCTGATTGCGGGCGTAGCAGGTGTGGTGATTTCTGATACTGACAAAGAGACGATTCCTCTTCCCCTGAGTGTAGGACAAGTAATAAATCTTAAATGCGGTGAGCGTCATCGTTTACTTGGTGCCGACGGATACGGCGTGGTAGCCGAGATATGGCAACATACCGACAAAGAAAACCCGTCAAACGAGGACGATATCGTGAGAGTTCAGGATGATTTTGGGAGGTGA
- a CDS encoding LytTR family transcriptional regulator has protein sequence MNCSEIQYLEASANYTIFHFNDGRKQMQSYTLKHFEKILQTHKAFSRIHRRYLVNRRHVISYTEFEVLLQNGKRLPVSRRRSFEPNTE, from the coding sequence ATGAACTGCTCAGAAATACAGTATCTAGAAGCTTCAGCAAATTATACCATTTTTCATTTCAATGATGGGAGAAAACAAATGCAATCATACACACTAAAACATTTTGAAAAAATATTACAAACTCATAAAGCTTTTTCCCGCATACACCGTCGCTATTTGGTAAATCGAAGGCATGTAATTTCTTACACTGAATTTGAAGTTTTGCTTCAAAATGGTAAAAGGTTACCTGTGTCTAGGAGGAGGTCTTTTGAACCTAACACCGAATAA
- the era gene encoding GTPase Era yields MKQHRAGFISIIGKPNVGKSTLMNQLVGEKLSIITSKAQTTRHRIMGIVNGETPDFDFQLVYSDTPGIIKPQYELHTAMMEFVHGSIEDADVVLFVTDIYEKYDEEDVIQKLQKCESPIILIINKIDLASEEAITEKEEHWKTILNPTKILKISALNNVGIDLLLNQVLDFLPEHPPYFPKDELTDKPERFFAAEIVREKIFLNYKKEVPYSCEVVVTEFKETYDLIKIYSEIYVERATQRAILLGHKGERIKKVGIEARQEMEQFFGKKVFLEQYIKVEPNWRQKKQKLERFGY; encoded by the coding sequence ATGAAGCAACACCGGGCGGGATTTATAAGTATTATCGGAAAGCCAAATGTAGGGAAATCAACCCTGATGAACCAGTTGGTGGGTGAAAAACTCAGTATCATCACCTCCAAAGCTCAGACCACACGCCACCGGATAATGGGAATTGTAAACGGTGAAACTCCGGATTTTGATTTTCAATTGGTGTACAGTGATACCCCGGGTATTATAAAACCACAATATGAGCTGCATACTGCCATGATGGAGTTTGTGCATGGAAGTATTGAAGATGCCGATGTGGTGCTTTTTGTGACCGATATCTATGAAAAATACGATGAAGAAGACGTGATACAGAAGCTTCAGAAATGCGAGAGCCCAATAATTTTGATTATCAATAAAATTGATTTGGCGAGCGAGGAGGCTATTACAGAAAAAGAAGAGCATTGGAAAACTATACTCAATCCCACAAAAATCCTGAAGATTTCGGCACTCAATAATGTTGGTATCGATTTATTATTAAATCAGGTATTGGATTTTTTGCCTGAGCATCCGCCATATTTCCCTAAAGATGAACTTACAGATAAACCAGAGCGGTTTTTTGCTGCCGAAATTGTACGGGAAAAGATATTTTTGAATTATAAAAAAGAAGTGCCGTATAGTTGTGAAGTGGTGGTAACGGAGTTTAAGGAAACTTATGATCTCATCAAAATATACTCTGAAATATATGTGGAACGAGCCACCCAAAGGGCAATTTTACTGGGGCATAAAGGTGAGAGAATCAAAAAAGTCGGGATTGAAGCCCGTCAGGAAATGGAGCAATTTTTTGGAAAAAAAGTTTTTCTGGAACAATACATCAAAGTAGAACCCAACTGGAGGCAAAAAAAGCAAAAATTGGAGAGATTTGGGTATTGA
- a CDS encoding sulfatase-like hydrolase/transferase gives MHLIKNLLKSISQTTYVKAFYRLLAVLILFQISRWIFYYFNQDAIGALMKSDLIPILKGGLRFDLTTIAFLNLPYIFIQIFPVFNLRNKIVKIFSDFLFLAGNILGLLANSIDIAYFKFNLRRSAWANITETGEINNFFRLIPGFIKGYPEAIFAGIFLILSFVFLFKKIQKGTFVKSFHRRVDIFIVSLFPLVAILRGGDLAHSSRPLNFNQVGEYVSNPQQVALVLNTPFSIIKTIKSNAIGRMNYFSDEESLKNAFDPIIIQKKEFPKPLNVVIIIVESYSEEASGLFNQEWKTGGFTPFLDSLRQKSFYSEYSFANGKKSIEALPAIWAGVPSFEHPYVLSEFSGNKIDALPEMLKQAGYHTSFFHGAPNGSMGFDAFAKTAGIEQYYGKNEYPLPEDFDGIWGVWDEPYLQYFGRKLSTFKTPFFSTVFTLSSHDPFRIPEQYNGKFKKGPHPIFETLSYTDNALRKFFEYAKTQSWYNNTLFVITADHTSSFSGSKKFKSGVGRFRIPIFFYSPGIISAQKSEKLFQQTDISPTILGFLGMNTENISFGKNLLKNDKPNFSVFHFGNYHWLENHRLLVFNKEKPMGLYNFANDFDLKKDLSAKEKNQLISMEKHMKGFLQQYNNRLIENKLKAK, from the coding sequence TTGCATTTGATTAAAAACCTGTTAAAGAGTATTTCCCAAACTACTTATGTTAAGGCTTTTTACAGGCTTTTGGCAGTATTGATTTTGTTCCAGATTTCAAGATGGATTTTTTATTATTTTAATCAGGATGCCATTGGAGCTTTAATGAAATCGGATTTAATTCCAATTTTAAAAGGCGGACTGCGATTTGATCTCACAACCATAGCATTTCTCAATCTCCCCTATATTTTTATTCAGATATTTCCAGTTTTTAATTTAAGAAATAAGATTGTTAAAATTTTCTCTGATTTTCTTTTTTTGGCAGGGAATATTTTGGGGCTATTGGCAAATAGTATCGATATCGCCTATTTCAAATTTAACCTGAGAAGAAGCGCCTGGGCCAACATCACGGAGACGGGTGAAATAAACAATTTTTTCAGATTGATACCGGGTTTTATCAAAGGATATCCCGAAGCAATATTTGCCGGAATTTTTCTGATTCTTTCATTTGTATTCCTGTTCAAAAAAATACAAAAGGGAACTTTCGTAAAAAGCTTTCACCGAAGAGTTGACATATTTATTGTATCGTTGTTCCCACTTGTGGCTATCCTTAGAGGCGGTGACCTGGCCCATTCGTCACGGCCGCTCAATTTTAATCAAGTAGGCGAATATGTGAGTAATCCTCAACAAGTGGCTTTGGTTTTAAATACGCCATTTTCGATTATTAAAACCATAAAAAGCAATGCAATTGGACGGATGAATTATTTTTCTGATGAAGAAAGTCTGAAAAATGCGTTCGACCCAATAATTATCCAGAAAAAGGAATTCCCAAAACCTTTGAATGTGGTGATTATAATCGTTGAAAGCTACAGCGAGGAGGCTTCGGGTTTGTTTAATCAGGAGTGGAAAACTGGCGGATTTACCCCTTTTCTTGATTCCTTAAGACAGAAATCATTTTATTCAGAATACAGTTTTGCCAACGGGAAAAAATCAATTGAGGCATTGCCGGCAATATGGGCAGGTGTACCAAGTTTTGAGCATCCTTATGTTTTGTCGGAATTTTCCGGAAATAAGATTGACGCCTTACCCGAAATGCTCAAACAAGCTGGATATCATACATCATTTTTTCATGGAGCACCCAATGGCTCAATGGGATTTGATGCATTTGCCAAAACTGCCGGGATTGAGCAATATTACGGGAAAAATGAATATCCCCTGCCTGAAGACTTTGATGGCATTTGGGGAGTTTGGGACGAGCCGTATCTGCAATATTTTGGGAGGAAATTGAGTACTTTCAAAACTCCTTTTTTTAGCACGGTTTTCACACTTTCATCTCATGATCCGTTTAGAATTCCTGAGCAATACAATGGAAAGTTTAAGAAAGGCCCACATCCCATATTTGAAACGCTTTCTTATACTGATAATGCGTTGAGAAAGTTTTTTGAATATGCAAAAACGCAATCGTGGTATAATAATACGCTATTCGTAATTACTGCCGACCACACTTCATCATTTTCAGGGAGTAAAAAGTTTAAATCAGGGGTGGGGAGATTCAGAATTCCGATATTCTTTTATTCGCCCGGAATAATTTCTGCACAAAAATCAGAAAAGCTTTTTCAACAAACCGATATCTCACCCACAATTCTTGGGTTTCTGGGTATGAATACAGAAAATATTTCTTTTGGAAAAAATCTGTTAAAAAATGACAAACCCAATTTTTCTGTTTTTCATTTTGGAAATTATCATTGGCTTGAAAACCACAGATTACTCGTGTTTAATAAAGAAAAACCAATGGGATTGTATAATTTTGCAAATGATTTTGATCTAAAAAAAGATCTCTCTGCAAAAGAGAAAAATCAATTGATTAGTATGGAGAAGCATATGAAAGGTTTTTTGCAACAATACAATAACAGGCTCATCGAAAACAAACTTAAAGCAAAATGA
- a CDS encoding site-specific integrase has protein sequence MASTNIVLFTSKTLKNGEHPIMVRIIKDRKTKYISIGHSCSKELWDIKKELPKRKHPLYAELCVLIDSKKMEANKALIKVENENKSFSSQDVKTKLVKQVNKLSVFDFLDQIINDLKANGKIGNSRVYYDLKRVLKKYMGEKKLQFTDIKKSFLTKFELHLRSEGLNPNSMSVYFRTLRATINKAIEAEVFPKEDNPFEEYSISHLKNETEKRAISKDDVRKIEEINTIFNSPISLAQDFFMFSYYSSGTNFKDVALLKWKNLRVGPNGLIMDYVRSKTGKKMTISLPPKAVEIVEKYKCLTHGNENFIFPFLDKNVHIKPMTVANRLKKTQRMVNAKLKDLCKMAGLDENLNVTTYVARHSFATALKKSNVSTAIISEMMGHKSEAITQVYLDSFDDSVKYEASLNL, from the coding sequence ATGGCGTCAACTAACATCGTATTATTTACTTCGAAAACTCTCAAAAATGGTGAGCATCCAATAATGGTAAGAATTATCAAAGACAGGAAAACTAAATACATTTCGATAGGGCATAGTTGTAGTAAAGAGCTTTGGGATATCAAAAAAGAATTACCAAAGAGAAAGCATCCTTTGTATGCGGAACTTTGTGTTTTGATTGACTCAAAAAAGATGGAAGCCAATAAAGCACTTATAAAGGTCGAAAATGAAAACAAAAGCTTTTCTTCCCAGGATGTAAAAACAAAACTTGTAAAGCAAGTTAATAAACTATCTGTTTTTGATTTTCTGGACCAAATAATTAATGATTTAAAAGCAAATGGTAAGATTGGCAATTCAAGGGTTTATTATGATTTAAAAAGAGTTTTAAAGAAATACATGGGTGAAAAGAAATTACAGTTTACAGACATCAAAAAATCTTTTCTCACCAAATTTGAGCTTCATTTAAGATCTGAGGGTCTTAATCCTAATAGTATGAGTGTTTACTTTAGGACACTCAGGGCAACTATTAATAAAGCTATTGAGGCTGAAGTATTCCCCAAAGAGGATAATCCTTTTGAAGAATATTCAATTTCACACCTAAAAAATGAAACTGAAAAAAGGGCAATTTCCAAAGATGATGTAAGGAAGATAGAAGAAATTAATACAATTTTCAACTCGCCTATATCCCTAGCACAAGACTTCTTTATGTTCAGCTATTATAGTTCCGGAACCAATTTCAAGGATGTAGCCTTGTTAAAATGGAAAAACCTAAGGGTTGGTCCCAATGGATTAATAATGGACTACGTAAGAAGTAAAACAGGGAAAAAAATGACAATCTCATTACCTCCAAAGGCTGTCGAAATAGTTGAAAAATATAAATGTCTTACACATGGAAATGAAAACTTTATTTTCCCCTTTCTTGACAAAAATGTTCATATTAAACCCATGACTGTTGCTAATAGACTGAAGAAAACCCAAAGGATGGTAAATGCTAAGTTGAAAGACCTCTGCAAAATGGCTGGCTTAGACGAAAACCTCAATGTAACCACATACGTTGCCCGACACAGCTTCGCCACTGCTTTGAAAAAATCAAACGTAAGTACTGCCATAATTAGCGAAATGATGGGGCATAAATCTGAAGCTATAACTCAGGTTTATTTGGACTCATTTGATGATTCTGTTAAATATGAGGCTAGTTTGAATTTGTGA
- a CDS encoding amino acid permease, translated as MSLSLFRRKNISQAIKDAEVENGENSLAKILTVKDLTFFGIAAIIGAGIFSTIGRASFNGGPAVSLLFIFTAVACVFTALSYAQFASTVPVSGSAYTYAYVTFGELFAWIIGWALVLEYAVSNMVVAISWSEYFVSMLENIFRIHFPRWLAIDFGTARSAFFELEKAMQNGTLAEVTPNVKILAQAFSDAPEILGLKILFNLPAGLITVLITWLIYIGIKESRNASNILVIIKLAVIFLVIIGGVFYVKTENWIPFAPNGSKGVLLSVASVFFAFIGFDSISTTAEECKDPQKDLPRAMIITLIIVTILYVAITLVLTGMVNYTELQVNDPLAYVFEKVNLNWFAGIISVSAVVAITSALLAYQVGQPRIWMVMSRDGLLPKKFSKIHPKYKTPAFATIVTGFFVGVPSMFMNMQFFIDLTSVGTFFAFILVSGGILYMDHNGLSKTSKFKVPYVNGKYIILPALIIGLWWTHQNTDGIFAHFADKPLIVVFWLAWLGLGLGSLKFNFSLLPILGILTNLYLMSELGWTNWAMFLGWLAIGSVIYFLYGYKHSKLAKSKP; from the coding sequence ATGTCATTATCATTATTTAGAAGGAAAAATATCTCTCAGGCGATAAAAGATGCGGAAGTAGAAAATGGAGAAAATTCCCTGGCCAAAATTTTGACAGTTAAAGATTTGACATTTTTTGGGATTGCTGCTATTATTGGTGCCGGGATATTCAGCACAATAGGCCGGGCAAGCTTCAATGGAGGCCCAGCTGTTTCACTTTTATTTATTTTCACTGCTGTTGCTTGCGTTTTTACTGCTCTCAGTTATGCCCAGTTTGCCTCTACTGTTCCGGTTAGTGGCAGTGCTTATACTTATGCCTACGTTACATTTGGTGAGTTGTTTGCCTGGATTATCGGTTGGGCTCTGGTTTTGGAATATGCCGTTTCAAATATGGTTGTGGCTATTTCATGGTCCGAATATTTTGTTAGTATGCTGGAAAACATCTTCCGGATACATTTTCCACGTTGGTTGGCAATTGATTTTGGTACAGCAAGATCTGCTTTTTTTGAATTAGAAAAAGCAATGCAAAACGGGACTTTGGCAGAGGTTACTCCTAATGTTAAAATCCTCGCTCAGGCATTTTCAGATGCTCCAGAAATTTTAGGCCTTAAAATTTTATTTAATCTTCCTGCCGGATTAATAACCGTACTTATTACATGGTTGATTTATATAGGCATTAAAGAATCAAGAAACGCTTCAAATATTTTAGTGATAATAAAACTTGCCGTAATTTTCCTCGTGATTATTGGGGGTGTATTTTATGTAAAAACCGAAAACTGGATTCCTTTTGCACCTAATGGTTCAAAAGGAGTATTGTTGAGCGTAGCTTCCGTATTTTTTGCTTTTATTGGCTTTGATTCCATTTCTACAACTGCAGAAGAATGCAAAGATCCTCAAAAGGATTTGCCAAGAGCGATGATCATTACTTTGATAATTGTTACGATTCTTTATGTAGCAATAACACTGGTACTTACCGGAATGGTAAATTATACTGAATTACAAGTTAATGATCCGCTTGCTTATGTATTCGAAAAAGTAAACTTAAACTGGTTTGCAGGAATCATATCTGTAAGTGCCGTGGTTGCAATAACGAGTGCCCTTTTGGCATATCAGGTGGGTCAACCCAGAATCTGGATGGTGATGAGTCGGGATGGTTTGCTACCAAAAAAGTTTTCCAAGATTCACCCAAAATACAAGACACCAGCGTTTGCCACCATTGTTACCGGATTTTTTGTGGGAGTCCCTTCTATGTTTATGAATATGCAGTTTTTTATTGACCTTACAAGCGTGGGTACTTTTTTCGCCTTTATTTTGGTAAGTGGGGGCATCTTATACATGGACCACAACGGCCTCAGTAAAACGTCTAAATTTAAAGTACCTTATGTAAATGGAAAGTACATAATTCTTCCGGCATTGATTATTGGCTTGTGGTGGACTCATCAAAATACTGACGGAATATTTGCTCATTTTGCAGACAAACCTTTAATAGTAGTATTTTGGCTTGCATGGCTGGGGCTGGGGCTAGGTTCGTTGAAATTCAATTTCTCTCTTTTGCCTATTTTAGGAATTCTCACTAATTTATATCTGATGTCAGAATTGGGTTGGACCAACTGGGCCATGTTTTTGGGTTGGCTGGCTATTGGCTCAGTAATTTATTTTCTATACGGTTATAAACATTCGAAATTGGCAAAATCAAAACCATGA
- a CDS encoding MBL fold metallo-hydrolase has translation MKVQFYGAAQRVTGSKHLITTQKGTKILLDCGMFQGINTSELNLKFGFNPKEIDYLLLSHAHIDHSGLIPRLVKLGFSGQIFCTEATKSLCQIMLLDSARIQERDLERVNKRRKKRGEETLELLYEEEDVEKAMSLFQEIHLNIPFYLEEGIKVEYYNAGHILGSAGIMIDFEEDHHTKKLYFTGDIGRPNDKILSSPAEFPQADYIICESTYGNRLHEPEVDMKAHLLEIVHKTCVKKRGKLIIPAFAVDRTQELVYALDQLENEGKLPHIPVYVDSPLAVQATMVMKRHREDFNPEILKYIERDGDAFGFNNLHYITEVNDSKALNNYDKPCIIISASGMAEAGRIKHHIANNVENARNTILMVGYCSPNSLGQQLKSGEPIVKIFGEEKFVKAEIAIMDSFSAHADYSEMIGLLKCQDPQKVKKLFLVHGEIETQTEFKKKLEAEGFKNVVIPAQGEGIEL, from the coding sequence ATGAAAGTCCAATTCTACGGAGCAGCACAAAGAGTAACAGGAAGTAAACATCTCATTACAACCCAAAAAGGCACTAAAATCCTGCTGGATTGTGGCATGTTTCAGGGTATTAATACCAGTGAGCTCAACCTGAAATTTGGATTCAATCCCAAAGAAATAGATTATCTTTTGCTTTCACATGCTCATATCGACCATTCCGGATTGATCCCCCGACTGGTAAAACTGGGCTTTTCGGGGCAAATCTTCTGTACCGAAGCCACCAAAAGTCTTTGCCAGATAATGTTGCTTGATTCGGCCCGTATTCAGGAAAGAGATTTGGAGCGTGTGAATAAAAGAAGAAAAAAAAGAGGTGAAGAAACTCTTGAACTACTCTATGAAGAAGAGGACGTAGAAAAGGCCATGTCGCTTTTTCAGGAAATACATCTCAACATACCTTTTTATCTTGAAGAAGGCATAAAAGTAGAATATTACAATGCCGGGCATATTTTAGGAAGTGCAGGTATCATGATTGATTTTGAAGAAGACCATCACACCAAAAAGCTATATTTTACCGGAGATATTGGCAGGCCAAATGATAAAATTCTTTCTAGCCCAGCCGAATTCCCTCAAGCAGATTATATTATTTGTGAGTCCACTTATGGGAATCGCCTTCACGAACCCGAAGTTGACATGAAGGCACACCTACTCGAAATTGTGCATAAAACATGTGTAAAAAAAAGAGGCAAACTTATTATCCCGGCATTTGCGGTTGACCGCACCCAGGAGCTGGTATATGCCTTAGATCAATTGGAAAACGAAGGTAAATTACCGCACATACCGGTTTATGTTGATAGCCCGCTCGCAGTACAGGCCACGATGGTCATGAAACGTCACAGAGAAGATTTTAACCCGGAAATACTGAAATATATTGAGCGTGATGGTGATGCTTTTGGGTTCAATAATCTCCATTATATCACAGAAGTAAATGATTCAAAGGCTCTAAACAATTATGACAAACCTTGCATTATTATTTCGGCATCCGGAATGGCAGAGGCGGGCAGAATTAAACATCATATTGCCAATAATGTGGAAAATGCCAGAAACACAATACTTATGGTGGGTTATTGCTCGCCAAATTCACTTGGCCAACAACTCAAATCCGGAGAACCTATAGTGAAGATTTTTGGTGAGGAGAAATTTGTAAAAGCCGAAATTGCCATTATGGATTCTTTTTCAGCACACGCCGATTATTCTGAAATGATTGGGTTACTCAAATGTCAGGATCCACAGAAAGTGAAAAAACTGTTTTTGGTACATGGCGAAATAGAAACCCAGACCGAATTCAAGAAAAAACTGGAAGCAGAGGGCTTTAAAAATGTAGTGATTCCTGCACAAGGAGAGGGGATTGAATTGTAA